Genomic window (Vigna unguiculata cultivar IT97K-499-35 chromosome 10, ASM411807v1, whole genome shotgun sequence):
CCCTATCAATCGCCTGTAGGAATCAACATTGTATGATGTATTGTTGGTGGCAAAAAGAGGTTTAGTGTCACTCATGAGGGGAGTTTGGTAGGGTTTGCTGTTAGTCATTCCAGTTTCATTTAGTATGTCCAGGGCATACTTTCTTTGGCACATATGGATCCCTTTCTTGGTCCTTGAAATttcaaaacccaaaaaatattttagtttccCCAAGTCCTTGATTCTGAAGGTCTGATGCAGGGTACTTTTGGTCTTATTGATAATCTCCATAGAATTCCCTGTTAGAATAATGTCATCCACATACACAAGAAAAGCAGTGAAAGTGATAGAAGTTCTATGTATAAAAAGAGAGTAGTCAGAATTAGATTGAGCAAAACCAAGGTTTAAGAGGAAAAAGGAGAGTTTAGCAAACCACTAACGGCTGGTCTGTTTGAGGCCATATAGAGACTTAGTTAGTCGACAAACTTGTCCTTGTTTGGGAAGTTTCAGCCCTGGTGGAGGTGTCATGTAGACTTCTTCATTTAAATCTCCATGTAAAAAGGCGTTATCAACATCAAGTTGATATATGCACCAGTCCTTAGCAGCTGCTAAGGCTAGAATAATCCTTACAGTTATGAGTTTAGCCACAGGAGAGAAAGTATCAAAGTAGTCTATTCCCTCTTGTTGGGAATATCCCTTCGCAACCAATCTAGCTTTATGCCTCTCAATACTCCCATCAGAATTATACTTGGTTTTGAAAACCCATTTGCAACCTATGGGCTTCTTTCCATTTGGGAGATTGGTGAGATACCAGGTTTTGTTGTTTTCTAGAGCTTGTATTTCCCTGTTCATAGCATCCCTCCATTCCTTAGTTTTGCTAGCCTCAGTATATGATTGTGGTTCATGGTTGGCAGTGATGGTGAAAGTGTAGTGAAGATGCTCCTTTGATAAACCATCATAAGAAACAACAGAATCAATAGGATAAGCAGTTTTGTAGTTGGCCTTAATTTGATTAGTAGGCTTAAGCTGACAAGAATTATTGATAGTTAAGGAACCATTAACCTAGTAGTCCTTTAGATAGTAAAGAAGCTTTCTGTCTCTTCTGGATCTTCTCAAATCCTGAATGTTGTCTTCTGTGTCACTCTGTTCATATGTCGCATTGTCTTGGTTGTCCTGAGCTTGGGCAAGTTGGTTCATAATTTGTTCAGGTTCAGTCTGCTGTAGATTGGAGCTGTCAGCTGTCCTGTCTTCTTCATCATCAGTAGTACTGtcattttcttgaatttctcCTGCAGAATTATCAAGAGCAATATGGTCCTCCCTGATATTGATATGGGAGTCATTCAAGAAACTAAAATCCTGATTCATGTGATTATTTTTCTCAACAATGGTGGTTTCCGTAGAGCTGCAAGGAAAAATGGTTTCATAGAACAAAGCATTTCTACTTATAAAAATCTATCTAGATTTTAAGTCAAGCAGGATGTATCCttttattccatttttaaacccaataaaaacacattttcatGCCCTAGGATCAagtttatttctatttatatcaGGGGTAGAGGCAAAACTTAAACATCCAAAGGTTTTCAAATCAAGATAAGTAGGAGATTTTGAATAAAGCATTTCATAGGGggatttatttttcaaaacaacaGATGGTATTCTGTTTATTATATGAACAACATGATTAACAACATAAGACCAATAGCATTTAGGTATATTAGACTGGAAAAGCAAGCTTCtagtaacatttaaaatatgttgatgTTTTCTTTCAACAATAGAGTTCTGCTGAGGAGTATGAACACAACTCCTTTGGTGAATAATaccatatttattataaagatcATCATACTCAAATTCAGGACCATTGTCAGATCTAATAGTCTTAATATCCTTCTTAAACTGATTTTTAATGTAGATGACAAAATTTAACAGAAGGTTTCTGGTTTCTCCCTTAGAATGCATGAGAAAAACCCAAGTATGTCTAGATAAGTCATCTAcaacaataagaaaatatttatgccCATGTATGGAAGGAATAGAGATAGGACCCCATATATCAACATGAATTAAGTCAAAACAATTATCAGAAGTAGTAGTATTGTGAGGAAAAGGCAATCTATGTTGCTTTGAATAATGGCATATGTCACATATGTTTTTACAAGAATCATGAACATAAGGAAAAGCTCTACAAATTTGTCTTAGAACATTATTACATGGGTGTCCAAGTTTGTAATGCCATACATTTATGTCTTTCTTAGAGTAATTCATAGTAGTATTAACAAAAACATGATCTCGTGAATTAGAGGTGTTTTCATCAAGGTAGTACAACCCCCTTATCATGCTAGCATGCCCAATAATCTTGTATGAATGATTGTCCTGTATCTGACATTGCTCACAAGAGAAAATTAGTTTACAATTTGAGTCCTTTATGAGAGTTTGAACAGATATTATATTGAAAGAAAATTCAGGAATGTATAGCACATTGAAAATGATGaaagattttgaaaaatttttagTTCCAGCAAATTTAGCAATAATAGTAGAATTGTTAGGCAGTTTTACAGTAATaggtttaattttgtaaaaactaGAAAATTGACTTATGTCATGGGTCACATGATTTGTGGCCCCTGTATCAAGGATCCAGGTTTTACCTTGCTGATTCTTGTGGGTTGAAACATTGTTGCTGAAGCTCTGGATGTGGCTGACCGAGTGCTTTGGCTCATCTTTGTCATCTAAAAGCTTTAGCAGTCTCTGAATCTGTTCAATGCTCAAGGTTGCATTAGCAGCACCTTCCTCTGGAGTGTGATCAGGGGGCTTTTGAGTTTCAGGATTGACATTGAGGTTGCACATCTGTTGAGCATTAGAGTTCTTATTGCCATAGGTCCCTTTATCTTTTTCTGTCCTTTGTTTGTACCATGGAGGATATCCATGTTTTGAATAACACTCCTCTGCAGTGTGGTTCATTTTGTGGTAGTAGGTGCACTGCTTTCCTTGGTTAGGATTTCTGCCTCTGCCTCTTCCTTGTGTTCGACACCCATTGCCTCTTCCTTGTCCTCTCCAAGAAGCTTGTTCTTGGTTTCTATATCCTTTGTCAACTGCATTCATGAAAACTTTGTTTTCATTAGCCAGATTTCCAGAACCATTGCCCTTTCTTTCTTGCTGCATGACAAGAGAAAAAACTTTGTTTATGCTAGGTAGAGGCTGCATGAGCAATATCTGAGTTCTGACACTGTTGTAACTATCATTTAATCCTTTTAGAAAACAGATGGCATGTTCAGTCTCCCTCTATTTCAAGAAAACTctggacaaatcacattcacaGGGCTTTCCACAGGTGCAGTTGGGTATGGGTCTCAAGAACTCCAATTCTTCccataatttctttaattctGTAAAAAATTGACCTATGCTTCTATCTCCCTGTCTGATAGAGTGAACTTCTTGTAACAAATCAGAGATTTGAAAGTACTTCCCTTGAGAGAATCTTTCCCTTAATTCTTCCCATAGTTCATTAGCAGAATCTATGTACATTACACTCTCTGCAATGTCTGGTGCGAGAGTCCTCATAATCCATGAAAGAATCATCACGTTACATCTTTCCCAGGATTCATAGTTTGGATCAGTGGGCAGAGGTGTTTTAATGCTGCCATTAACGAACTTCAGCTTATTCTTGGAGAGCAAGGCACGTTGCATGTTCCTGCTCCAAGAAACGTAgttattatcatttaaaacaTTAGAAACTAGGACCAAACCTGGATTTTCTCCAGGGTGCAAGTAGTAGGGACTGATGGGTATGAGGGATTGATCAAGATCAAAGTTATTGGCCTTCTGGCTGGTGTATTCTGGCTTGGTTTCAGATTTCCCATCCATGATTCTTCAAAAGGATGCCAAGAATCATGTtcttggcaaaaagaaagtgaaGCGGAAGCACAGCAGGTTAAAAACCTGCTTTGGTACCATGTTGAAGTACCACAACCACTCCTTTTATTGTATCCGTGAGAGAGAAGATAGTGGCCATGGCTGAGAGCGCGAGAGGAGAAGGAGTGGAAGAGAAGATGGTGGGTGACGGAAGAGAAAGTGGATCTGCAGCGAGAGACAGATCCAGTGCTCGTGAGAGAAGCAAGAGAAGGTAAGCCAAGCTTTCTATTACTGTCTTGTTTTATTGTTACATTAAAGGGAAAAACCCAAGCGGGTTTTTATAGAAAAAGGGGAAAAGGGGGTTTTTACAAAGGAAACCCTAGATTACTGTAATCAGCTATAGAAAGGGAAAATGAGAAACCCTAAGGGGTTTTAGGGTTTCAATAgatatatatgataataaataatttcccAATCTTCTCTTCTCCCTACTTGAAACCAACTTTTACCTATGCTACTAACTCTTTACCATTTACTTCCAAACATATTCAACAAAGAAGAAGACACAACTGAAAATTAAATGTGagtgattgaaaaataaaatattcatgcaTTTGATAACTGACAtaattttgtgataaaaattgttttacgaaatattgattgatgatagattgaaagagaaaagataaaatttggGATTTGGTTGGCAATAGCAAAACTTGGAGCAGAAGGTTGGGGCAAAGAAAAAAGGGAAAGTGGAAGGTGAAGCAAACCACTACCATACAttctatcattttatctttctcttttcttctctttgatCAATCAATTATCATCATCACCATCACCCTTCCTTCAACCCAACTTCCAACTCTTCTAGAAACTTGTCCCTGTCACAGATACTCACTCTCTCTCATAAACAACAACAACTACCATTACCATCTCTATGCTTTCACACATGAATAGCCAAACTACCGATACATTTCTTTCCAGGAACCTCACAACCAACTTACTTAAATCActaaatctgtttttttttctttttcacaataTCCAATATCTCACTTCCACCACTCATGCCAATACTAAACATTTATGTTattgttaactctgttttttaTTCAACGAGATTGACTATATGAATGGTTACACAtgatatctattttattaaacagTGTACTAATTATTTGGGTGGTTAGTTTGTGAAATCAGGATAACAGTGGAAAATATGAgaataaattatgttataaatattttataaaataaaaaatttcttgcAAATGATGCATATAATTTAAAGTGATTAAATGTGGAAGTAGCATAGTCCTTACAGTAATAGCAACAGCATCACATGTTAAGAGGGCATTATTGAGAAAGAATTGATAAGTGAGTggctttatttatttgttttttgatGTAGAGAAAGGGGAAAAGGATATAAAATgatgtattatttattagtttatgCAAACCATTCAGTGTTTTAATTTAGCTTTTTTCAATTAAACTTTTACTTTggaagatttatttttaaaagagtTAGAAAAGTTTACTTTATTTAGTGGTTATAgtcatataaagaaaaaaaaatattgaaaagaagtcttatattaatataaacCAAAATGACTTAAAGAAgtcttaaattaatataaaccaaaatgacattttttttagtacTTTCCTTACTATTAGAAGAAATATATTGTGTTTTAGAAAGATAAACCAAAgtgacctttttttttcttttataacattttagtGTTTGAGAGAAGAATCAGGTAATTTCTCTTTGAAGGTTCTTTTAGTAGTTACTTTTTTCTACTTTCAATAGAGGgtgttattattttagtaataagtTCCATTTTGttattagtaataattaatatataaataaaagaatgtgATATTAGATGTCTTAACCCATatataataccaataaaaaGTAGTAAGTTCTCGTGTTATTATGTTGACACCTAATAATGATATTAGAGTTTGGTTAGTATTTTGTTGCTATTGATAGCAAAAAGTATTGTATGAAACTTTTAGTATGTTATGTGATTGTAACTGGTTTCTAGTGTCATTCTTTTTTTTGGATGTAGAGTGTAGTTGTGTGAAAATACATGTCTAAGAAAGTTCTATTAAAAGAAAGATTTGGTAATTAAGTTTGTTTATGAGTGACTGAACTTTCGTTCTTAGGAACTTACTTTGTGTACTAGTCACAGTTTGTCGTGATTGTTCCAAATAGACAATACTATTTATTGTCAAAAGTACAGAAGTTGTTTTTATAATCCATCATGAAATATAGAAGTTcaattagaatataaaaaaaaaagcaccAATATCAGtaatcactttttcttttcagttaattttaattttgctcttattattaagtttttactatttttttcctttaacacTTTTGTTTCCCCTGCAGAGCAGCACTTATTTTTTAAGTTGAGTTAGTTTTCTTTGACTAAGGAAGAACTCTAGTTTGGAAGATTTGTCAAAGGAGAAGGCAAGGCTTGAgtaagtaacatattttaacaatttactAAATGCATGTGTTTTTGTTTGCTCTGAATATCTACTACTCATAATGCTGATAATCTGAAACGAGAGTTTGCGTTATCACCTTGTGTGATATAAGGTTAATAGTTTAATGTGTCCGCATTACATGcatgacagaaaagaaaattatgtgTATGTTATTGTTGTCTTGAAATGACGTATCAATTTCTTGACTTGAACAGACCCTATTCTAAATGGACAAATCTTGGATTGAGATGCCTAGAAATACACCTCAATATATGGAAGGATTAAACACATTTTTGGACTTTTCATTTGCTAATAGCAGTGTGAGGGGGGAAATAGTATGTCCATGTCTGAAATGTAACTTTAACAAGTGGCAATGTCGTCAAATAGTGTATGAACACTTGATTATCAAACCTTTTCCAAAAGGATATACAGTGTGGCTTCTACATGGGGAGAGAAGAGGAGCAAATGTGCCAGATGAAATACATATAATGccacaagaaaatgatgaagtaATTCCTGCTAATAATCCAATGTGTGACATGATTAATGATGCATTTGGGTATCATCAATACAATGATGGCATGGTGGATGATAAGGAAACGGGTGCAGAGTCAAGCCATAATATGAATGATGATCTTGGAGACTTTTTTCAGTTGATGCAAGAAGGTCAAGAGAGTTTATATGAAGGGTGTGATAAATAttctaaactttctttcttgATCAAGTTGTATCACATCAAATGTATATGCAAAATAACTAACAAGGGAATGTCCATGATACTAGAGTTGTTAGCCGATGCTTTTGGACATGCTAAAATACCAAGCTCATTCTATGAGGCgaagaaaattattaacaaGCTTGGTCTTCATTACAAAAATATTGATGTTTGTCCAAATGATTGCATGTTGTACTTTAGAAAAGACGCAAATAGGGACTTTTGTAAGAAATGTAAAACATCTAGATGGAAGGCAAAAAAGAAAGGGACAAGTGACAGTGGTAcaagtaataaaagaaaaaagattccTACAAGTGACAGTGGTACAACCTTCCTCCTTGGATGTGTATGAAACAAAGTTCCTTTATTCTCTCTATGATCATTCCAGGAAAGCGAGCTCTaggaaatgatattgatgtATATTTACAGCCACTAATAGAAGAGttgaaagagttatggagcacgGGCATAAAAACTTTTGACTCATATGGTAATGAAGTGTTTGATATGCATGCAGCCGTATTGTGGACTATCAGTGATTTTCCAGGTCTTGGAACTCTATCGGGATGGAACATGCATACTGGGTTTGCATGTCCTAGATGTAATTTTGACACAACTCCTAAGAAGCTTCTTAAAGGtggtaaattttgtttcatgagTCATCGTCGTTGGTTAGATGGAAGGCATAGATTTAGACTGGCTCGCATGAGATTTGATGGAACTATAGAAAATAGAAATCCACCTGTGGTAGTGTCAGGATATGATGTCTTACAACAAGTTGAAAATGTCAATGTTGAATTTGGAAAAGAACTAGTACTTGAAGAACGAGCCAAAAGACAACAGGGAGTTAATCATGCCAAGTTAGACACTCAACAATGGCGAAAAAAGAgtatattttttgaacttcctTATTGGGTAGACAACTTATTACATCACAATTTAGATGTTATGCATATTGAGAAAAATGCATGTGATAATGATAGTTCAAACAAATGTAAAGACAATCTAAAAGCACGAAAGCATTTACAACTTTGGGGTATTAAACTTGATCTTTGGCCTGATGAGAATGGTAGATATCTCCCTGCTATATATACATTGACAAATGCAAATAAAGATATCTTTCTCAAAACTTTGAAGAACATGACTGTTCCAGATGCTTACTCTAGTAACATTAGTAGATGCATTGATGACAAACAACGTAAAAAAAAGTCATGACTCACATGTTTTGATGGAGCAACTTTTACCTTTGGCAATGAGAAATACACTTCCTAAAGAAGTATGCTCTATCTTGATTGAtctgtgtatttttttttacaattgtgCAATAAAGTTTTAAGAATGGATGAACTTGACCAACTACAAAGTAGAGATGTTATTTCCTCCTTATTTCTTTACAGTCATGATTCATTTAATTGTGCATTTGGTAGAAGATGCCAAGCTTGGAGGACTAGTCCAATATcgatggatgtatcccattgagaGGTATCTAGGAAAGTTAAAGTCCTATGCTCGTAATAAGGCACAAGCAGAAGGGTCAATAGCTGAAGGATACATGGCTGAAGAGGCTTTAACTTTTTGTTCTAGATATGTAGATGGAATTGAGACTGTATTTAATCGACTACGTCGTGTTAATGATGAACCTCATATTGTTCCATCTAATGTAAGTACATTATTCCCACAAGTTGGAAACCAGCCAGTTCGTTTGCTTATTTCACTCTATCAGCAAAGGAAAAGTTGCAAGCACATCGTCATATGCTAACTAACTGCACCATAGTTGACCTGTTTCTGCAGTAAGTATTTATGCatttttgtataattagttTTTCCTTCAAcattacattatatattttatatctttgacATAGGGAATTTGGAGACACTTTACGAAGACAACTAAGAAGCCGCACACGATCATCCTCTATGATAGACAAGAGGGTTCATAGGGAATTTGTAGAATGGTTTTCACGTCTTGTATGtatattttctcttataatctttaacttacatatattattaaaatattaagcaTGTTTCTGAATATTAagtactttcttttattttgttttagataATGAATGAATCGATTGGTATCCAttcaattgatttaaaattctTAGCTATAGGTCCGATTGATTGTGCAAAGCGATACAGTGCCTACAATGTGAATGGGTTCAAATTTCCGATATTGGAGCATGACCTTTGgcttaaaacacaaaatagtgGAGTGTTTGGTACATTTGGGACAAGGAGTTATGCAAGTAGCATTGATAATCAAATGCGGTTTGGAGCTGTGCCATATTACGGTCGATTGGTAGACATAATTGAGATAAATTACCATGGACATTTCTCAGTTGTTTTATTCAAATGTATGTGGGCTAATACAACTTCTTCTAGAGGGATTATGACTAATGACTTTGGATTTACATTAGTATGTTTTTCACGTTTGATCCACACTagtgataatgatgatgatgagccATACATTCATGCATCAGAAGCTCAAATGGTGTATTATGTAGAAGATGAGTTGGATAAAAATTGGTGCATACCTGTACATTTAAAGCCTAGAGACATGTACAACATGGGTGAAGAAGATGTTGACGATTTTCATGAATCTGAACCATTTGAGCAACAAAACTTAGAATTACTATATCCAGACGAGGATTGAAATATACAGTAGCAAGGTAATTGTCACATAACACTCTTTGAATTTCAGTTTTTGTGTAATTGAATTTCAGTTTCTGTCTAGCAACAATCTAGTAAGGTAATTGTCACATATACTACTAGAAACTAGCACAAAGTGGAGAGACCATCGACAAGAATTGTGGAAACAAAGGAATGATGGTACACGTACTAGAGATGAATTGATCACAATGGCTCCAAAAGGAATAGATAGAGACCAATGGACTTCTTTTATTGACTATCgtttaaattcaaaaacaaaggtataattgaaactttttttcatcaaccttattcattattattaatttttatattttgatgatTAGGACCATGccctcaaaaataaaaacaatagggCAAAGCAAACCATTGCACACACTGGTGGATCTAAGAGCCTTGCAAGGAAAAGAGATGAAATGGTGATAATATTACATatcttcaaattaaatttatgttttaattttttgaattgtgtCATAAAATTTTTCTTCAACTCTATAGGAAAAAGAGTGTGGCCAAAAGGTCAGTAGAGGAGAGGTATGGATAGCCACCCACAAGCATGCTAATAGAACATTTGTTAGTGATGAAGCAATGGAAATTGGTGTAAGTTTGATTCTAATAAACTCTATAATTATCATCTACAATTCaggttattttaattagtttcttcTCGTGTTCTGTATAGGAAaaaattcaatcatatgaatcaAAATTATCAAGATCCCAATTAAAAGATGTATCTAGCACCGATTCCTTAGCTTTTGCTTTCGGAAGTCAAGAACATTGCGGACGTGTTAGGGGTTTAGGTTTGGGACCTTGTCCATCTAAAGTGTTTGGCTTCAATGCACATTCATATAGTGGGGCGTCTTCGAGTTGTCCTTCTTATACACAGTTACAAAATCAggttaataatttcttattttcaattattgctTTTTTTAGTTTATCTCTTCTGTATAATGGTATTTTATTGCcatgaatatagtcttttttgttgttatattggGAATACAGAGTCTAAAATGTGGTGTATGTATCCCACATGGTTACCAAAAATGTGGTGAAAGGCATGCTTTCTATTGCTGTTAAATTACCTTAAATTGCTATTGATGTCATTGTTGTTATTGCTATCATTATTAAGACATCATTATCCTCATTTGGGTGTATGTATCACATTGTGAATGTGAAGAGTGGTTAGTGAGTGCACCTATCATTGTTAGTTCTCTCTCCCTTGTGCATATTTAATGtgaatgttaaataaatttgaaatttcaacCCTCTGCACAgtgattgaaaataatatatggtTTATTATCTCTCACAAAAAGCATACAGGCACACTAGAACTTATTTAATTTCGATATGTACATGATGTATTGGATCACGCACTACAAACAAAAGAAGATATGAACATGATGTAATATGTTTCATTATTGAtgattttgagtttgatttAAGTTTGTATTATTGTTAGGCATGTTGTAAAATGCAGACagtttgattaatttgattagTTATGTTCTCAAAAAGGTTTCTTGATTAACATCGCAAGTCAATGAAATGAAGGCAATGATGACTTTCTTTGTACAAAACTATCAAGGAGAATTGCCTCATGACTTTCCTGTGTTTCATTCGTCATcggtaatatttaaattttaagtatattaatatatattttatattgtcaaGAATGTTAccaattattattacttttaatgttaGGTATCTGATCAAGGAAGTGTTCCCAATGGAGAAACAAATGACTCAGATCAAGATTGATACAGAAGAATCTTATtagactttcattttatttgactttataacaagtataacaaagatattgtaatatttcactagtttgaacgtttaaactttattatttattttgaacttATAGACTACGTTCCTTgtttttatgaatgttatatctagttataaacaaatatctaaatgttagaattttttcatatcatatgttttatgaattatatgcactcaaaaagtataataaataaaattaagggaatttgaaaagtaaaaacatcaataaataatgaattgcaTTGTAGgggtaaaaaatgaacttttagTACTATTACACGGTATAAGGGATTTAAAACTACATACAAGAAATAGGTACTAGGGTTACAAAACCGCAGTGAATGCCAAGGGTTCTAAAACCGCCGGTAATTACTAGGGGTTTTAAAACTCCAGATAAATACCAGGGATTACTAGGGGTTTGATACCGACGATAATTACCAGGAGTTTTAAAACTGCCGGTAATTACCAGGGGTTTTAAAACCGTCGGTAATTACTAGGGTTTTGAAACCGCCGGTAATTACCAGGGATTTAAAAACTGCCGGTAATTACT
Coding sequences:
- the LOC114165481 gene encoding uncharacterized protein LOC114165481, encoding MAPKGIDRDQWTSFIDYRLNSKTKDHALKNKNNRAKQTIAHTGGSKSLARKRDEMEKECGQKVSRGEVWIATHKHANRTFVSDEAMEIGEKIQSYESKLSRSQLKDVSSTDSLAFAFGSQEHCGRVRGLGLGPCPSKVFGFNAHSYSGASSSCPSYTQLQNQVSDQGSVPNGETNDSDQD